Below is a window of Streptomyces sp. NBC_00289 DNA.
GGAGTGACCGCGGACACCGCCTTGGCGCTGATGCGCGCCCACGCCTTCACTACCGGCCGGACCCTCGCCGAGGTCACCGCCGAGATTCTCAGCCCCTGACGGACGGCGACACACCCGCGCACGCCGCCCGAGGCCCCGTACCGGCCGATGGGTCGAGCACGTCGTAGGCCAGAGCAGGGCCGAACAGGACTGGCATGCGCCGGACACCGGCCCGCAGCAGGACCCGGCAGTTGAGCCCGTGTTCAGCGTCAGCGGATGCGCAATCGGTGCGCAACCACGACGCGGTGCTATGACCTGCTGGTTCGAATGGGCCTGCTGACCATGACGCCGTACCGTCACCACCGGTCCGGCGTATCGGGCACCGTTACGGTACGGCCTCGTGGTCACGGGATTGCAGGCGTGTCCGGTATGCGGCCTGCCGGCATCTCGCACTGCAGTACCGGGCGGATCGCCGGCGTCGGATACCGGCCCACAGCACGACCCGGCAGTCCGGTCCGCCGCACCTCTGCCTCGCCGGCAATGGTTCCTCCTGGCCGGTGGTCGTGCGCAGGAACTGGGCTGCCTTGGCATCCACCAGGACGGTCATCATCTGGTGCGCGCGTTCCTGCCATCGGCGCATCCGGTAGGCGCCGGCCCTGCATGTCGGGCCGCAGTAACGGCGCCTGGGCGTTACGTCTTTCGGCAGTTGTCGGCGGCAGCGCTTGTATGCGCACTGTCGGCGCTTCGGTTTGTCGAGCGACATCGCAGGCACCTCCGTGCTCAGCGTCAATGGTTGCGCAATCGGTGCGCAACTCCTGCGCAGCGCTGTGACCTGCTGTGGTGGGGGTAGTGGTGGCCATGGTCGGGCCTGCGCAATGCCCATGGCCGGGCCTGCGCAACGCCCGATTGCGCAGCCCGGGTTGAGTACCTACGGATGTCGTGGGCTGTTCCAGCTGACGCTCTGGTCGGGGTCGTGGACGGGGCGCCACACGGGGGCTGCGGGTCCGTCGCGGAGGAGGTCGACCAGCGGCGCCGCGAGGACGGGGACGGTGTGCCGGAAGCCTGACGGCGGCAGATCCCGGGCGGCGGCGTGCAGGGCCCTGATGCGGGTTGCGATCCCGGTGGGGCCGGTGCCGTCGAGGACGAACAGTACGCGGGGGAAGAGCGGGTAGCGGCGCCGCCATTCCTCCTGCGACTCCTGGTGGAAGGCCGGCCTGCGCCGTCCTGGAGGCGGAGCGGGGGTGTAGTCGTGGAGGCGTGCGTACCCGCCGATCTTGGCGGCCAGCCGTTCCGGGCCCATGGTGGCGCGGTCGACTTCTACGAACGCCCGCAGCATTGACCAGCTGTCGTCGTTCTGGCTGCCGCTGCGGTAGTACAGCAGCGCGTCGGGGATGACGGCCTCGCCGCCACCGATGGGGTGGTAGACCTCGGGTATCCAGTCCAGTGGCCGGCACAACTCGCCGCGGCGGCGCGCGTCCTGGAGGAAGGCGAGTGCGGTCTCGGTCACCGTCAGCTGGTGCCCGGCTCGCAGCCGTACCGCGGTCCGGTCGGAGGCCCCCTTCGGTGGGCGTCGCTCCCGAAGCTCGGGCCACTCGCAGGCGACCTGCACGCCGTACTGGGTGGGGAACCACACCCGGGTCCGCCCGGCCTGCGGCAGGGTGATCCGATCCACCAGCCCCTCACTACGAAGCTTGGCCAGCCGTCGCCGGGTCTGTTCGATCCGCACCCCCGGCGCGATCACCAGGTGCATCTGCTCGGTCGTGGCCATCCGGTACTGGACCAGCACCGCCAGTGCGAGGCGGTCCCCGCCCCCTGCGTCCACATCACTCGTCACGGCCGCTCCCGTCGTACGGTGCGGCGCCGTCCTGCCGGCGCCGCGTGTACGACGAAGCGCAGCAGCCGGCCCCCACCGAAAGTCCCACCAGGAAGGCCCCACCAGGGTCACGAAGCGACAACACCGCCCCCGACCCGTCCCGCAACCCCGCCGACATCCCCTCCGACAGCCGCCCGCCCCCTCCCTGGATTGGTCTGGAAAACGGCAGGTCACCGCGCCTTTCCGCCCGTGGTTGGCAGCCCGACATCCCCTCTACGGCCCCCCGGACCACGCCTCACCCGCAAGGAAGAGAAGCGGGTGGGTCGGGTCCGGGCGGCGGGCGAGGGGATCAGGCAGCCCCGCGTGTCCTTGCGCGCGTCGGCGGGGCCGCGCGCGGGGCCGGGCTGCCTGGCCCAGGTGAGGCGTTCTTCCCGCCGCTCCGGTCGTGGGAGTTACAGGGTCTGGTGGTCGGCGTTGTCGCCGTCGGGGTCGTCGGCGAGGGGGACGGCTACGGTGATGCCGGCGCATACTCCGCGCCTCCGGCTCCGGGGGCGATCTTGCCCGGGCGAGCAGACAATGAGTGCGAGCGATCGTCCCGCGACTGTGGCGGGAGGCGTGGTGGTGCGGTCTGGAGGTCGTGGGGCATGAGAGCAGCGCGGCCATGACGCTCGGGAGGAACACTCCTCAAGCAGGCGCAACCGTAGCCGTGGAGGGTGTGAGCCGCCGGCCCGGGACGGGGGAACGCGCCGGTCCCGAAGAGCGGCCCGTGTCCGGGTCATCTGCCTCGCGTGACGAACTCGGGGCCGTCCGTGCGATGGTGGCACGGCTGGGTGCGGCCTATCCTTCGGTCGCGTCGGTCGTCGTCGAGGCGACGGTCTGGGACGCGTACGACTCCTTCAGCCGGGCCGCTGTCAGGGCGTACGTGCCGATTCTGGTCGAGCGCCGGTGCCGGAGGGTGCTCGGGGCCGTCCGACCCACGGCGCCCGCCCAGACCGGCGACGGCCGTGCGGCCGCCGGCGGCCCGGAGCCGGACACGGCCGCCCGCACGGAGGAGTCCGCTCCCTGCCGACCGCGGCCGGCAGGAGTCCGCCGTCACCGAGCGGCTCGACCGGCGGCGGGCGCGGCCGGGGGACGGAGACGACGACGATGAGCGTGCGGCCGTATTCCGTGGGAGGACAGCCCCAAGTGTCCGATGACAGCTGGTACGCGCGCTCCCCAGAGGAGGTCGTGGCCGCGTTCGACGTCGATCCGAAGGCGGGCCTGTCCGCGGACCGGGCGGCGGAACTTCTCGCCGCGCAGGGCCCCAACGCGCTGCCCGAGGAGCGGCGCGCTCCGGCCTGGCGCCGCTTCTCCAAGCAGTACCGCAGCTATATGCAGATCGTCCTGGTGGCGGCCGCGGTCGTCTCGCTGCTCATCGAGGAGTGGACCACCGCGATCCTGCTGATCGTCCTGACCCTGCTCAACGCGGTCGTGGGCCTGCGCCAGGAGGGAAAGGCCGAGAGCGCGATGAACGCGCTGCAGTCGATGATGAAGTCGACGGCGCGGGTACGCAGGGACGGCACGGAAGCCGAGATTCCCGCCGAACTGCTGGTCGTCGGCGACATCGTGCTCATCGCCGCCGGCGACCAGGTGGCGGCGGACGGACGCATCATCGAGGCCAACGCTCTGCAGATCGACGAGTCGGCGCTCACCGGCGAGAGCGTTCCCGCCTCCAAGGACGCCGGAACGCCGACGGACCCCAGGCCGGCACCCGGCGATCAGACGAACATGGCGTTCATGAACACCCCGGTCACCCACGGGAGCGGGGTACTCGTCGTCACCGCGACCGGCGCCGCAACCGAGGTCGGCAAGATCTCCGGAATGCTGTCGGCCACCGAACGGGAGGTGCCGCCGCTGACCAGGGAGCTCGACACCCTCACGCTGTGGATCACCGGGGCGGCGGCCCTGACCATGATCGTGATGTTCGCCCTGGGGCGCCAGCGGGACCAGGCCTGGGACGTCCTGTTCGTCAGCGCTGTCTCGCTGGCCATCGCCGCCATCCCCGAGGCCCTGCCTACGGTGACCCAGGCGATCCTGTCCGTCGGCAGCCTCAACCTCGCGCAGCGCAACGCCATCGTCAAGGAACTGCCGTCGGTCGAGACCCTGGCCTTCACCTCGGCGATCAACTCGGACAAGACCGGCACCCTGACGATGAACCAGATGACCGCCGTCGAAGTGGTGAGCCCCACCGACCGGTACAGCGTCTCCGGGTCGGGCTACGGACTCGACGGAAAGATCCACCACGCCGCGGGATCCTCCGCGGGCATCGAGGACGCGATCTTGCCGTACCTGGTGGCCAGCGACGCGAAACTGGTGGACGGCGCGGTGGTCGGCGATCCCACCGAGGGCGCGCTGCTGGTGCTGGCGCACAAGGCCGGACTGGACATCGACGCCACCCGGGAGAGCCTCCCCCGGCTCGCCACACTGCCGTTCGACCCCGAGTACAAGCTGATGGCCACCTTCAACTCGGCGGTCGACCCCTCCGGGCGGCGGGTCGTGCGGTGCTTCGTCAAGGGCGCCGTGCCGGCGGTGGTGGCCCGGGCCACCACCGCTCTCGCG
It encodes the following:
- a CDS encoding HAD-IC family P-type ATPase — translated: MSVRPYSVGGQPQVSDDSWYARSPEEVVAAFDVDPKAGLSADRAAELLAAQGPNALPEERRAPAWRRFSKQYRSYMQIVLVAAAVVSLLIEEWTTAILLIVLTLLNAVVGLRQEGKAESAMNALQSMMKSTARVRRDGTEAEIPAELLVVGDIVLIAAGDQVAADGRIIEANALQIDESALTGESVPASKDAGTPTDPRPAPGDQTNMAFMNTPVTHGSGVLVVTATGAATEVGKISGMLSATEREVPPLTRELDTLTLWITGAAALTMIVMFALGRQRDQAWDVLFVSAVSLAIAAIPEALPTVTQAILSVGSLNLAQRNAIVKELPSVETLAFTSAINSDKTGTLTMNQMTAVEVVSPTDRYSVSGSGYGLDGKIHHAAGSSAGIEDAILPYLVASDAKLVDGAVVGDPTEGALLVLAHKAGLDIDATRESLPRLATLPFDPEYKLMATFNSAVDPSGRRVVRCFVKGAVPAVVARATTALAAGRTIPWDAELIARAEAQTLRMGGEGRRVMAAATRDLDPAVFDPHGDLLAYVTGLRMTSLVGMVDPPRDDARAAVAGAQAGHIRVRMVTGDDVTTGAAIARQLGIPGEAILGADFAAMSEDEQLTRIDDIGVVGRVAPEHKVLLADILKKKGDVVAMTGDGVNDAPAIKAADIGIAMGSGTDVAKNAGRMILSDDRFATIVYAVEQGRRIYDNLTKYIRFVLLLLVTFVLTFLGATVFNIAAGEPFTPPQVLWIHFVVNASFGFALGFDRESPGLMRRRPRPRGESVLTRPVLVTVATAGLAITVALLGLIRIGQALFDSVETGQSIAFTAFALCLIVAAFECRSETQSVLTPSTFDSRQMNWVALAQFVLAVMTTQLDGFRRLLGTTRLDARQFGWALLAACALLLLWELGKLLARRARNT
- a CDS encoding replication-relaxation family protein yields the protein MTSDVDAGGGDRLALAVLVQYRMATTEQMHLVIAPGVRIEQTRRRLAKLRSEGLVDRITLPQAGRTRVWFPTQYGVQVACEWPELRERRPPKGASDRTAVRLRAGHQLTVTETALAFLQDARRRGELCRPLDWIPEVYHPIGGGEAVIPDALLYYRSGSQNDDSWSMLRAFVEVDRATMGPERLAAKIGGYARLHDYTPAPPPGRRRPAFHQESQEEWRRRYPLFPRVLFVLDGTGPTGIATRIRALHAAARDLPPSGFRHTVPVLAAPLVDLLRDGPAAPVWRPVHDPDQSVSWNSPRHP
- a CDS encoding three-helix bundle dimerization domain-containing protein; the protein is MVARLGAAYPSVASVVVEATVWDAYDSFSRAAVRAYVPILVERRCRRVLGAVRPTAPAQTGDGRAAAGGPEPDTAARTEESAPCRPRPAGVRRHRAARPAAGAAGGRRRRR